The following proteins are co-located in the Chlamydiota bacterium genome:
- a CDS encoding GIY-YIG nuclease family protein, producing MYYVYILKLENGQLYTGFTGDLRRRILEHKRGKKRNRREKISEVTD from the coding sequence ATGTATTACGTGTACATATTAAAATTAGAAAACGGGCAGTTGTATACAGGATTTACGGGGGATTTGAGGAGAAGAATATTAGAACACAAGAGAGGTAAAAAAAGGAACAGAAGGGAAAAGATATCTGAGGTTACAGATTAG